A window of the Diceros bicornis minor isolate mBicDic1 chromosome 30, mDicBic1.mat.cur, whole genome shotgun sequence genome harbors these coding sequences:
- the LOC131394225 gene encoding olfactory receptor 7G1-like, with translation MLLLLIQEPFILFSFHPIFSIRFIKNTECKNHTDFPEFLLLGLADDPEVQSLLFIVFLSMYLITILGNLLIVLTIISDSQLHTPMYFFLSNLSFTDICLSTTTIPKMLMNIQAQNQSITYTGCLTQIYFVLVFASFENFVLAVMAYDRYAAICHPLRYTVIMNSHFCGLLILFSLFVSIVNSLLHSLMVLQLTFCTNLEIPLFFCDVVQLIKLACSDTLINNILIYFATSVFAGISVCGIIFSYTKIVSSVLRMPSVGGKYKAFFTCGSHLSVVSLFYGTGLGVYISSALTNSSRNIAVASMMYTVIPQMLNPFIYSLRNRDMKGALRKLISRTPSLL, from the coding sequence ATGCTTCTGCTGCTTATCCAGGAAccattcattttgttttcttttcacccTATCTTTTCCATCAGATTCATCAAAAATACAGAATGCAAAAACCACACAgattttccagaattccttctcCTAGGATTGGCAGATGATCCAGAAGTGCAGTCTCTCCTCTTCATTGTGTTCCTGTCCATGTACCTGATCACCATCCTGGGAAACCTACTCATTGTCCTGACTATCATCTCTGACTCCCagctccacacccccatgtacttctttctCTCCAATCTCTCTTTTACTGACATCTGTTTAAGCACAACCACGATCCCAAAGATGCTGATGAATATCCAAGCACAGAATCAGAGTATCACTTATACAGGCTGCCTTACACAAATTTACTTTGTCCTGGTTTTTGCTAGTTTTGAAAATTTTGTGCTTGCAGTAATGGCCTATGATCGCTATGCGGCCATTTGTCATCCACTGAGGTACACAGTCATCATGAACTCCCACTTCTGTGGACTGCTGATTCTATTCTCCCTGTTCGTTAGTATTGTGAATTCCCTCCTGCACAGTCTGATGGTGTTGCAGCTGACCTTCTGCACAAACCTGGAAATCCCCCTCTTCTTCTGTGACGTTGTTCAGCTTATCAAGCTTGCATGTTCTGATACCCTCATCAATAACATCCTGATATATTTTGCAACTAGTGTATTTGCTGGTATTTCTGTGTGTGGAATAATTTTCTCTTATACTAAGATAGTCTCCTCTGTTTTGAGAATGCCATCAGTGGGAGGAAAGTATAAAGCATTTTTCACCTGTGGGTCTCACCTCTCAGTTGTGTCCTTATTCTATGGGACTGGTTTGGGGGTGTACATTAGTTCTGCTCTTACtaactcttccagaaacattGCAGTGGCTTCAATGATGTACACTGTTATCCCTCAAATGCTGAACCCTTTCATCTATAGCCTGAGGAACAGGGACATGAAGGGAGCTTTGAGAAAACTCATCAGCAGGACACCTTCTCTTCTTTGA